The sequence agtataaaaataattctggctgggcctttttttttttttttttttttttaagagcagtTTGAAGTCTTGTCAGGTTCAGGGTTGCGGCTCCCACCTATTTCCTCCGGAATGAAAAGctgcaagaaaacacattttagtcAGGACAAGCAAGCAAGTCATTTATATTTTAGtcaaaagaaagtaaaaacCAAAAGATGGCGCAGccacatttcttcatttatattttctaaaattgacataaaaaaaatgtaatgtggtcaaatccttttttttttttttttgcatttcagcCTCAACgtaaattattattgattttGTAGAGTATATGCTTACATTGATTTTGGAACCGGAATGTGCATCACCATCAAATCCCTACATTTTTATTACGTGAGCATGTAACGATTTGAAAAGATTCCTCCAAATTCAGTTTGAcagtttgggtggtagtagtctagtggggtaacccactcgtctatgaactagaagacccaggttcaaaccccacttactaccatcgtgtccctgagcaagacacttaacaggggggactgtccctgtaactactgattgtaagacgctctggataagggcgtatgataaatgccataaatgtaaatgtaagcattgTTTCCTTGAAGACATCTTGTCCACACCAAGACAAATAGGAAGTGAAATACGGGAAAATGATGTTCCACGTCATTAATAATAACGTCGAACCCGGTCTGAAAAGATGAATTTAACTCTCCAGTCACAGGAAGCAGAGAACCAGGCCAAGTGCTTAAGTGAATTTGCAGTCCCTGAGTCACGACGGTCTGGAATGACCAGGCCACGGCGGCAAAGTGGgtcggaattttttttctccccacttCACATGGTTAATCGGATCTGGATGCAGTGAATGTTTAGTCTTTTTAAAATAGTCCGCTAACGAACATGAGTGCCTTGGCGCACACAGCATCACTGTGAAGCGCTGCGCGGTCACAAGCGTACGATTACGGCGTCCGGCCGTGAGAATGGCCTGTACTCCCTGGGATCGCCGCGGCAGGCAACATCGTACGGTGTCCTGCGTGGAACGCTGCTCTGCCGACAAAACGTGTGATGATGCAAATGTCAGCGGTGCATCCCGCAAACACGTCCAATTCCGTAAGCAGCAGAAAAACAGAGCGTGAGCTTTACGcgtcaggtggtagtagcctagcgggtaacacactcgcctatgaacctgaagacccaggttcaaaccccacttactaccatcgtgtccctgagcaagacacttaacccttagtgtctccaggggggggactgtccctgtaactactgattgtaagtcgctctggataagggcgtctggtaaattgaCTGGTATGAAAAGTGATCTTGTACTTACAGTTTTCTGATCGTGGTCTTCTCCTCTCTGCTGTCTTCCCTGGCCTCGTCTCCCGTGGACGACGAAGGGTCTGACGTGGTGGACGCGTCCAGGTCCACCTCCAGCATGGCGGGCTCCGAGCAGGGGGCCGGATGAGAGAGCAGCCCGCTGTGGAGGACGAGGGCAGCGTGGTCAGAGCGGACTTCTGTGGTTAGTTCCAACTAAGTTCCGAAGGGACGAGAGGAGCGCTAGGAACGATCTCACGGCTGTTTCGGTAAAgaggcggacccgtaatcgggaaggttgacggttcgaatcctgaacctccttcactttcactccacttCCACTTAAAGCCATCAAAATGATTAAGCGAGGTGTATTGACATATTTTAGGGGCGAGGAACGTCCGTCACACCACCTCATCCATCAAATCCAGAAAACTATAACTTTTACTACAAAAACTGTCTGAAGAGGAACATTTaaagcacacaaacaggacGTGAGACGGGAGGTCAGAGGCCAAGTCCATACCTCTTATACAGCTGCAGCTCCTCCTGGGCGATGAGGAGCTGGGCTTTCAGCTGGTTCCGCTCTTGGAGAACCTCCTTCAACTCCTGCATGGTGAAGCGCGGCCGGTTGGGGTCCTTCAGGTCCACCACCAGCTTGTTGGGTCCCAGGCTCTGCTGCGGGGCGACATGCAGCGGTCAGCGGGCGCCACGTTAACGACGCGGACGGTCGGACGGGGAAACTCACGGAGCCCTGCGCCGCTGCCTGCTCGCCCGCCAGCCGGTCCAGCTCCCGCTTCAGGTTGTCCCGCTCcatcttcagctcctccacggACAGGTTGTGCTTGTTCACCAGGACCTCGAACATCTCCAGGACGCGCACGATCTTGAACTGCAGGTCGGAGACCTGCGCGCCGGCCTTGCTGACCTTCAGCAGGTCCCGGCCGACCACGTAGGAGATGTCGTAAACGTCCTCGACCGTGAGGTCCGGCGCGTCCTTCTCGAACGCCGAGGCGGGAGCGGAGTCGCGCAGCCCGTCCATTCCCGCCCGCCGAAAACCCAGGACGCGCTCGAACCTGAACTTGCTCGGATCTTGAAGAGCCCGTCGTTCCACTGAGAACTTCCTCTttctctagttttttttttttatcgcacGTTGCCTACGGCCGCCGTTCTACGTGAGTGGCAGCGGAATGGACCAATGGGCGCGCCGCTTCACACCCAGCGACCAATCGGCGGTAGTCCCGCCCATCGAGGTTGTCCCAGCAACAGGTGAAGCCACGCGAGCGGCCCTCAAAAGAGGCACGTGATGTTTTTACGGGAGTCCAGAAGTTCCCGAACTTCCACAGTCTCGACTGGGTGTGCCGGAGTGatgtggttacactagatttataaatatatgtgtgctttgtgtcttttaattttcttttttggttacctgtattctggTGTGGGTGAGGGAATTGACATAGTGGCCACATCTTTGCCTCCACCACACCCACAGTCCAGTGAGCCGCAGGAATCTGgatgtttaattaattgtgtgttagtgtttctggttatgtccaatatgtttctgtgttttttggttatggttattgtaaaaagttatgtgAGTTATAAAAATTTAATCACCCCCCAACAATTGTATGGCATGTGatatcttacattttacatttacagcatgtaccagacgcccttatccagagcaccttatcagtagttgcagggacagtaccccctggagacaatcagggttaagtgtcttgctcagggacacaatggtagtatgtgggggcagtggtggcgcagcagttaaggaagtggctccgtaatcagaaggttgccactgagca comes from Denticeps clupeoides chromosome 11, fDenClu1.1, whole genome shotgun sequence and encodes:
- the rilpl2 gene encoding RILP-like protein 2 isoform X2; amino-acid sequence: MDGLRDSAPASAFEKDAPDLTVEDVYDISYVVGRDLLKVSKAGAQVSDLQFKIVRVLEMFEVLVNKHNLSVEELKMERDNLKRELDRLAGEQAAAQGSSLGPNKLVVDLKDPNRPRFTMQELKEVLQERNQLKAQLLIAQEELQLYKSGLLSHPAPCSEPAMLEVDLDASTTSDPSSSTGDEAREDSREEKTTIRKLFSFRRK
- the rilpl2 gene encoding RILP-like protein 2 isoform X1; protein product: MDGLRDSAPASAFEKDAPDLTVEDVYDISYVVGRDLLKVSKAGAQVSDLQFKIVRVLEMFEVLVNKHNLSVEELKMERDNLKRELDRLAGEQAAAQGSQSLGPNKLVVDLKDPNRPRFTMQELKEVLQERNQLKAQLLIAQEELQLYKSGLLSHPAPCSEPAMLEVDLDASTTSDPSSSTGDEAREDSREEKTTIRKLFSFRRK